One genomic region from Lates calcarifer isolate ASB-BC8 linkage group LG10, TLL_Latcal_v3, whole genome shotgun sequence encodes:
- the LOC108901849 gene encoding ubiquitin carboxyl-terminal hydrolase 37 translates to MEKEEEPVKDERIPQALSTKKEEVAVTTEKKLRSEHIKCLGFPNPAQICYINSSLQSLLTLEDFVTAISHQEHVWSLIPEAAVLRTFKNISERHFSGDAQEKLRLLAAFKRAVALWAPEFGDHQQKDAHEFLTAVLDQIRYWGPQLQVLTAGMGVAYSCPVEDYLMFKMRNTRTCKSCGAGSTREEDFSNLSLDLPPGGGTVEKMLDNYLMETELEYRCECGATKSGPALIIRHPAKVSNIKLLTVVLSDDTGSPSGIKLGSAASKE, encoded by the exons atggagaaagaggaggaaccAGTGAAAGACGAGAGGATTCCTCAGGCCCTGTCCACCAAAAAGGAGGAAGTCGCTGTGACCACGGAGAAGAAACTCAGGAGTGAGCACATTAAGTGTCTAGG gttcCCCAACCCAGCACAAATATGTTATATTAACTCAAGCCTGCAGAGCCTGCTCACACTGGAGGACTTTGTAACAGCCATCAGTCACCAGGAGCACGTTTGGAGTCTAATACCTGAAGCGGCAGTCCTAAG aacATTCAAGAACATCAGCGAGCGTCACTTCTCCGGTGATGCTCAGGAGAAACTCCGCCTTCTTGCCGCATTCAAGAGGGCGGTGGCTCTGTGGGCTCCAGAGTTTGGTGACCATCAGCAGAAA gaTGCCCATGAGTTCCTGACAGCTGTCCTTGACCAGATAAGATATTGGGGCCCACAGCTGCAGGTGCTGACCGCCGGCATGGGCGTGGCCTACAGCTGTCCAGTAGAGGACTATCTGATGTTTAAAATGCGAAACACCAGGACATGCAAGAG TTGCGGAGCAGGTTCCACCAGAGAGGAAGACTTTTCTAATCTGTCACTGGACCTTCCACCTGGAGGTGGCACTGTTGAAAAAATGCTGGATAATTACCTGATG GAGACAGAGTTGGAGTACAGGTGTGAGTGTGGTGCCACCAAGTCAGGGCCAGCGCTCATCATTCGCCACCCTGCCAAGGTGAGTAACATCAAACTCCTGACTGTAGTGCTCAGCGATGATACTGGTTCACCCAGTGGTATCAAATTGGGCTCTGCTGCCTCTAAGGAataa